In a genomic window of Bordetella petrii:
- a CDS encoding sulfurtransferase produces the protein MKRISLMFAAAAITAGASFGAQAAAPLLTPAELNEARADSAVRIIDIRPPQEYAANHIPGAVSAPYAQWRGPADNPGQLPPVDKLAELVRSLGVDKSVHAVVVSSGANDTDFGSSARVYWTLKYLGLSELSILNGGVKAWVDAGLPQDQAVPSVAASSYTPVLDRSLIATQDHVLAQIDNPKVHLVDARPSNFFRGEVKAPTAKVPGTIHNALNLEHSKWFKPGTAIFVSPEEAKAIAAQSLPEPADETISFCNTGHWAATDWFALSEVVGQKNVMLYPASLADWTQSSKELPMDNVPSRGQQILKSLKDLVS, from the coding sequence ATGAAACGCATTTCTCTCATGTTTGCCGCCGCGGCTATCACGGCCGGCGCTTCTTTTGGCGCGCAAGCCGCCGCGCCCCTGCTGACCCCCGCCGAACTGAACGAGGCCCGCGCCGACAGCGCGGTGCGCATCATCGACATCAGGCCGCCGCAGGAATACGCCGCCAACCATATTCCCGGCGCGGTATCGGCCCCCTACGCGCAATGGCGCGGCCCGGCCGACAACCCCGGGCAGTTGCCGCCGGTCGACAAGCTGGCCGAACTGGTGCGCAGCCTGGGCGTGGACAAGAGCGTGCATGCCGTGGTGGTGTCGTCGGGCGCCAACGATACCGATTTCGGCAGCTCGGCCCGCGTGTACTGGACGCTGAAATACCTGGGCCTGTCCGAACTGTCCATCCTGAACGGCGGCGTCAAGGCCTGGGTCGATGCCGGCCTGCCGCAAGACCAGGCCGTGCCGTCGGTGGCGGCCAGCAGCTACACGCCGGTGCTCGACCGTTCACTGATCGCCACGCAAGACCACGTGCTGGCGCAAATCGACAACCCCAAGGTGCATCTGGTCGACGCGCGGCCGTCCAACTTCTTCCGCGGCGAGGTTAAAGCGCCCACCGCCAAGGTGCCCGGCACCATCCACAACGCGCTGAACCTCGAGCACAGCAAGTGGTTCAAGCCCGGCACCGCGATTTTCGTGTCGCCCGAAGAGGCCAAGGCCATCGCCGCGCAGTCGCTGCCCGAGCCCGCCGACGAAACCATTTCGTTCTGCAATACCGGCCACTGGGCCGCCACCGATTGGTTCGCGCTGTCCGAAGTGGTGGGGCAGAAGAACGTGATGCTGTATCCCGCCTCGCTGGCCGACTGGACGCAGTCGTCCAAGGAGCTGCCGATGGACAACGTGCCCAGCCGCGGCCAGCAGATCCTGAAAAGCCTGAAAGACCTGGTCAGCTGA
- a CDS encoding RrF2 family transcriptional regulator — translation MKMSEGVEWALHCCLTLAWLDNDGASVPTARLAAAFELPPAYLNKCLQLLVKAGILVSTAGVKGGFRLARAPARITLLDVVTAIEGPEGAFRCAEIRQRGAGASASPREFVRPCGIAVAMRRAETAWRRELAAQTVADLLDAAPPSASERMRCWQLTQVH, via the coding sequence ATGAAAATGAGCGAAGGGGTCGAATGGGCCCTGCATTGCTGCCTGACACTGGCGTGGCTGGACAACGACGGCGCATCGGTGCCGACAGCCCGGCTGGCCGCGGCCTTCGAGCTGCCCCCGGCCTACCTGAACAAATGCCTGCAATTGCTGGTGAAGGCCGGCATCCTGGTCTCTACCGCCGGCGTCAAGGGCGGGTTCCGGCTGGCTCGCGCGCCGGCGCGCATCACGCTGCTGGACGTGGTGACGGCCATCGAAGGCCCCGAAGGCGCGTTCCGTTGCGCCGAGATCCGCCAGCGCGGAGCGGGCGCAAGCGCCTCGCCGCGCGAGTTCGTGCGCCCCTGTGGCATTGCCGTAGCCATGCGCCGCGCCGAAACCGCCTGGCGGCGCGAGCTGGCGGCGCAGACGGTTGCCGACCTGCTCGACGCCGCGCCGCCTTCGGCGTCGGAACGCATGCGTTGCTGGCAGCTGACACAGGTCCACTGA
- a CDS encoding helix-turn-helix transcriptional regulator gives MEHLPQILRITDVTRITGLSRPAIYYNVKRGLFPRQIQLGPRSVGWLASDVEAWFQSRISARDAQSA, from the coding sequence ATGGAACACCTTCCGCAAATACTCCGCATCACAGACGTAACACGCATCACAGGTCTATCCCGGCCGGCGATTTATTACAACGTCAAACGCGGCCTTTTCCCCCGGCAAATCCAATTAGGCCCGCGTTCGGTCGGCTGGCTCGCGTCCGATGTCGAAGCCTGGTTTCAATCCCGCATCAGCGCTCGCGACGCGCAATCGGCATAA
- a CDS encoding phage tail tape measure protein, with product MNKRLSATITIGGAVAGSFKRTVTSAKTSITSLGSTVKRLNAEQRTLGGAIQKLGRSGANIDGLRSRYAAVTAELEKQRAVLGRLQRIEERRDAALAKRQVLVGQLTRVLAVGAAYSAAVFKVGRDAAAHQKELVTIQNTGGLTDAETRDLDRQIFETSRKTGQSVESVTSGVGSLVASGLAVGEAIATAETLGKAVTATGGTMEDMAQTAFSLNQQLGITAKQAGVAFDILNTAGKAGNFELAEMAKHAPKVGSLFKALGMQGLDAAASMGAAFQIVRTGAGSSDEAATNLSNLLGKMVAPETLKRFQKLYGVDMFGEIQEAQKRGEDVLQFFVDRTRQLTGGRADLVAELVPDVQAGSALRALMTEREQYQRIKRDALNSAGSVDADFSKMMGTAATQAENLSNSVGRLSKTIGQTLLPAIGNVAGGLVTVIDRVTAWTAANPRLTQGIVAVGGAVIGLGAAFTALRIAATFLSPVGAIIGALAGAAVLVYKNWEPIKAFFTDTWNSVKATTIGVWDGLKGYFTSLWDSIKLTASGALDWLIDKISAVGSAWTKTKEFFGVGDENPNASVMDGYTPPAPPQAPPMATARGGASGTWQDNRSITLNVNPAPGMDENKLAELVVDKINHRDAVRRRSFMFDGVTQ from the coding sequence ATGAATAAGCGGCTATCGGCAACCATCACCATCGGCGGCGCTGTCGCTGGCTCGTTCAAGCGCACCGTCACCAGCGCCAAGACCAGCATCACCAGCTTGGGCAGTACCGTCAAGCGCTTGAACGCGGAGCAACGCACGCTCGGGGGCGCGATCCAGAAGCTGGGCCGATCCGGCGCCAACATTGATGGCCTGCGGTCCCGCTACGCGGCCGTTACTGCCGAACTGGAAAAGCAACGCGCTGTCCTGGGACGACTGCAGCGCATCGAGGAACGCCGCGACGCCGCCCTGGCCAAGCGCCAGGTTTTGGTGGGGCAACTGACCCGAGTGCTGGCCGTAGGTGCCGCGTATTCAGCAGCGGTGTTCAAGGTGGGGCGAGACGCGGCCGCACACCAAAAAGAACTGGTGACGATTCAGAACACAGGCGGCCTGACCGACGCCGAAACCCGCGACCTCGACCGCCAGATATTCGAAACCAGCCGGAAAACTGGGCAGTCTGTTGAGAGCGTTACATCCGGTGTTGGCAGCCTGGTGGCGTCTGGCCTAGCCGTCGGCGAAGCCATAGCGACGGCCGAAACCCTCGGCAAAGCCGTTACCGCGACCGGCGGCACCATGGAGGATATGGCGCAGACCGCGTTCAGCTTGAACCAGCAGCTTGGCATCACCGCCAAGCAGGCCGGCGTCGCATTCGACATCTTGAACACTGCCGGCAAGGCCGGCAACTTCGAATTGGCGGAAATGGCCAAGCACGCCCCGAAGGTGGGTTCGTTGTTCAAGGCGCTGGGCATGCAAGGCCTGGACGCCGCCGCCAGCATGGGCGCTGCGTTCCAGATCGTGCGCACTGGCGCCGGCAGCAGCGACGAGGCCGCGACCAATCTAAGCAACCTGCTTGGCAAAATGGTGGCGCCGGAAACGCTGAAGCGATTCCAGAAGCTGTACGGCGTGGACATGTTCGGGGAGATTCAGGAGGCTCAGAAGCGCGGTGAGGATGTGCTGCAGTTCTTCGTTGACCGAACCCGCCAACTCACTGGTGGCCGTGCGGACCTGGTTGCCGAGCTGGTGCCGGATGTACAGGCCGGTAGCGCACTTCGGGCACTGATGACTGAGCGCGAACAGTATCAGCGCATCAAACGTGACGCGCTGAACTCTGCCGGCTCGGTAGACGCTGATTTCAGCAAGATGATGGGCACGGCGGCCACCCAGGCCGAGAACCTGTCGAACTCGGTGGGCCGTCTTAGCAAAACCATCGGCCAAACGTTGCTGCCAGCGATTGGCAACGTGGCAGGCGGGCTGGTCACCGTCATAGATCGAGTCACCGCCTGGACGGCAGCAAACCCGCGACTGACGCAGGGCATTGTCGCCGTTGGCGGCGCTGTGATCGGCTTGGGGGCAGCGTTCACTGCGCTGCGAATCGCCGCGACGTTCCTGTCGCCAGTTGGCGCGATCATCGGTGCCTTGGCTGGTGCTGCTGTGCTGGTCTACAAAAATTGGGAGCCGATCAAAGCTTTCTTCACCGACACCTGGAATTCGGTCAAAGCTACAACCATCGGCGTATGGGACGGGCTGAAAGGTTACTTCACCAGCCTGTGGGATAGCATCAAACTAACCGCGTCCGGCGCCCTGGATTGGCTGATCGATAAGATTTCCGCTGTCGGCAGTGCCTGGACCAAGACAAAGGAATTCTTCGGGGTCGGTGACGAGAATCCCAACGCCAGCGTGATGGACGGCTATACGCCGCCCGCCCCGCCTCAGGCACCGCCCATGGCCACGGCACGCGGCGGCGCATCGGGCACGTGGCAGGACAACCGGAGCATCACTCTGAATGTGAATCCGGCGCCAGGTATGGACGAAAACAAGCTGGCCGAACTGGTGGTGGACAAGATCAACCATCGGGACGCGGTTAGGCGGCGCAGCTTTATGTTCGATGGTGTGACCCAGTAG
- a CDS encoding YeeE/YedE thiosulfate transporter family protein, whose translation MTRFPLAALLAAFFLALAWFVSLRQAVLFLVGIGMGAVLAGARFGFTTGWRRLIEQRDPSGVMAQLVLLAVAAAVCMPLLAAFPTDLGAALGPPSISLLVGAFVFGAAMQVADGCGSGTLYKAGMGVPLNMTILPIFAIGSFLGSAQLEQWLQLGATRPVSLVATFGPWEAFGMTCAGLLLLGLAARAWVGKGASWFNRRLFIGAILLAALAMLNLVIAGQPWGVVYGFGLWAAKVATAAGVFDPAANAFWSQPVNLHNLSQSVFLDVTSITNIGILAGALLVAAGNSSATQRAPLTGQQWVVGIVAGFLLGYSSRLAFGCNIGAMVSGISTGSLHGWIWVPVAFCGSLIGVRIRRHYAF comes from the coding sequence ATGACGCGCTTTCCTCTTGCGGCCCTGCTGGCCGCCTTTTTTCTGGCCCTGGCCTGGTTCGTTTCCTTGCGCCAGGCCGTGTTGTTCCTGGTTGGCATCGGCATGGGCGCTGTGCTTGCCGGCGCGCGCTTCGGTTTCACTACCGGCTGGCGTCGCCTGATCGAGCAGCGTGATCCCAGCGGCGTCATGGCGCAACTCGTGCTGCTGGCAGTTGCCGCCGCGGTGTGCATGCCCTTGCTGGCGGCGTTTCCCACCGATTTGGGCGCGGCACTGGGGCCGCCCAGCATCAGCCTGCTGGTGGGCGCTTTCGTTTTCGGCGCCGCGATGCAGGTGGCCGATGGCTGCGGCTCGGGCACACTGTACAAGGCCGGCATGGGCGTGCCGCTGAACATGACCATCCTGCCCATCTTCGCCATCGGCAGCTTCCTGGGTTCGGCTCAACTGGAGCAATGGCTGCAACTGGGCGCCACGCGCCCCGTCAGCCTGGTGGCCACCTTCGGCCCCTGGGAAGCCTTCGGCATGACGTGCGCCGGCCTGCTGTTGCTGGGCCTGGCCGCGCGCGCCTGGGTAGGCAAGGGCGCCAGCTGGTTCAACCGGCGCCTATTCATCGGCGCCATCCTGCTGGCCGCGCTGGCGATGCTCAATCTGGTCATCGCCGGCCAGCCGTGGGGCGTGGTGTACGGCTTCGGCTTGTGGGCGGCCAAGGTCGCCACGGCCGCTGGCGTGTTCGATCCGGCCGCCAATGCGTTCTGGAGCCAGCCCGTCAATCTGCACAACCTGTCGCAGTCGGTATTCCTGGATGTCACCTCGATCACCAACATCGGCATCCTGGCCGGCGCCTTGCTGGTCGCCGCGGGTAATTCGTCTGCCACGCAACGCGCGCCGCTGACGGGCCAGCAATGGGTGGTTGGCATCGTGGCAGGCTTCCTGCTGGGCTACAGCTCGCGGCTGGCCTTCGGCTGCAATATCGGCGCCATGGTCAGCGGCATTTCCACTGGCAGCCTGCACGGCTGGATCTGGGTGCCAGTGGCATTCTGCGGTTCTTTGATCGGCGTGCGCATTCGTCGCCACTACGCTTTCTGA
- a CDS encoding MFS transporter — translation MFYIHNSRTAATPAAPAIPAPGLGLGAILVLALGTFAVGTDAFIVAAFLPLMAADLGVTPSVAGHSVTAFAVAYALLAPVIATLTARVPRRTLLCVSLALLGAANIGSALATSMPWLIASRIAAAATAAAYTPNAGAVAAALVRTDFRARALAIVIGGLTVATALGVPLGRVASTMLSWRAALVAVGGVALLASAGVRASLPRLGGAPAMSLGGAPAMSLAQRLQVLRQPAVLKVLPLTVLGMAAAYVPYAYTVQVLQALATPAGWVTGMLLGYGLGAMAGNYLSGVGTDRRGARRVLLTAYLIMAVALGGLAWLAASAEPMLPITAALVGLWGASSWAQSPAQQHRLIASAPQHGALVVALNASAIYFGIALGTAIGARLVETGAVALLACGAALALLSWVYAAATCHER, via the coding sequence ATGTTTTATATCCACAATTCACGGACTGCGGCCACCCCTGCCGCGCCGGCCATTCCGGCGCCCGGTCTGGGCCTGGGCGCCATCCTGGTGCTGGCGCTAGGCACCTTCGCCGTCGGCACCGACGCTTTCATTGTGGCGGCCTTCCTGCCCCTGATGGCCGCCGACCTGGGAGTCACGCCATCCGTGGCCGGACATTCGGTCACGGCGTTCGCCGTGGCCTATGCGTTGCTGGCGCCGGTGATCGCCACGCTGACTGCCCGCGTGCCGCGCCGCACTTTACTGTGCGTGTCGCTGGCGCTGCTGGGCGCGGCCAATATCGGCTCGGCCCTGGCCACGTCGATGCCCTGGCTGATTGCTTCGCGCATCGCGGCGGCCGCCACCGCTGCCGCGTACACGCCGAACGCGGGCGCCGTGGCCGCCGCGCTGGTGCGCACAGACTTTCGGGCCCGGGCGCTGGCCATCGTGATCGGCGGACTGACGGTGGCCACCGCGCTGGGCGTGCCGCTGGGACGCGTGGCAAGCACCATGCTGAGCTGGCGCGCCGCGCTGGTGGCGGTGGGCGGCGTGGCGCTGCTGGCGTCCGCCGGCGTGCGCGCCAGCCTGCCGCGCCTGGGCGGCGCGCCCGCCATGTCCCTGGGCGGCGCGCCCGCCATGTCGCTGGCGCAGCGGCTGCAGGTGCTGCGTCAGCCCGCGGTTCTCAAGGTGCTGCCGCTTACCGTGCTGGGCATGGCGGCGGCCTACGTGCCTTATGCCTATACCGTGCAGGTGCTGCAGGCGCTGGCCACGCCCGCAGGCTGGGTGACGGGCATGCTGCTGGGCTATGGCCTGGGCGCGATGGCGGGCAATTATTTGTCTGGCGTGGGCACCGACCGGCGCGGTGCGCGGCGCGTGCTGTTGACCGCGTACCTGATCATGGCTGTGGCGCTGGGCGGACTGGCCTGGCTGGCCGCGAGCGCGGAGCCGATGCTGCCCATCACTGCCGCGCTGGTCGGGTTATGGGGCGCCAGCAGCTGGGCGCAAAGCCCGGCGCAGCAGCACCGCCTGATCGCCAGCGCGCCGCAGCATGGCGCGCTGGTGGTGGCGTTGAATGCCTCCGCCATCTACTTCGGCATTGCGCTGGGCACGGCCATCGGCGCGCGCCTCGTCGAGACCGGCGCGGTGGCGTTGCTGGCGTGCGGCGCGGCGCTGGCGCTGCTGTCATGGGTGTACGCGGCGGCCACGTGCCACGAACGCTGA
- a CDS encoding primase-helicase family protein: MLSLHQARAKRAAGELPAPAAKPSRADVVTARHAAILAGRPDPYPEIADDDPLWQKTPTPVPEHGRDEARRRHQKDENARIQDDPQAILPPLMSVADMLNDCVWIAAGGQVGRLSAPKTVLPFKDFCDLTACNTTEVSEPESKAKPRQVPNAMLWKRDPNRKTVTTRTFHAGASAICRDPDGEMAMNSWRPIERSRPTADVQPFLDHVDYLIADTAECEVFLDWLAHIEQQPGVLPHYGWLHIAENTGTGRNWLASVLARVWRGYVAPNVDLPALLESQFNGMLAGRVLAMVDEVQEGGGENPFRHANRLNAIVNAEERILNPKFGRQHKEHNSCRWLVFSNYENALPLKGTDRRWRVVRHNAAPRPPEEYTRLYALLGNAEFINAVGVFLRDRDISKFNPGERPPMNDAKRAALSASRSMVQQTAEQLIKHWPSDVITNQDAASVLSEGLDDKLNVAMRRALLESGAIQYRDGVTVKVRGRAGKCWILRNADRWADRPSSVVGGEAARARELREYSATALDILADCTSDDEGLRPC, translated from the coding sequence ATGTTAAGCCTTCATCAGGCGAGGGCCAAACGCGCCGCCGGAGAACTGCCCGCACCAGCTGCTAAACCGTCCCGTGCTGACGTTGTGACCGCTCGACACGCCGCCATATTGGCCGGCCGGCCGGACCCGTACCCGGAAATTGCGGACGACGACCCGCTTTGGCAGAAGACGCCTACGCCTGTGCCAGAGCACGGGCGCGATGAGGCGCGGCGGCGGCACCAGAAAGATGAAAACGCGCGCATTCAAGATGACCCGCAAGCCATTTTGCCGCCTCTAATGAGTGTGGCCGACATGCTGAACGATTGCGTATGGATAGCAGCTGGTGGGCAAGTTGGTCGGCTGAGTGCGCCCAAAACCGTACTGCCGTTCAAAGATTTTTGTGACTTGACGGCGTGCAACACCACCGAAGTAAGCGAGCCAGAAAGCAAAGCCAAGCCTCGCCAAGTGCCGAACGCGATGCTATGGAAGCGCGACCCCAACCGCAAGACGGTCACGACGCGCACATTTCATGCTGGCGCGTCGGCCATCTGTCGTGACCCGGACGGCGAAATGGCGATGAACTCCTGGCGGCCAATCGAGCGCAGCAGACCCACCGCAGACGTGCAACCCTTTCTCGATCACGTCGACTATCTCATCGCGGACACGGCCGAGTGCGAAGTGTTCTTGGACTGGCTCGCGCATATCGAACAACAACCCGGCGTGCTGCCGCACTACGGCTGGCTACACATCGCGGAGAACACAGGTACAGGCCGCAACTGGCTTGCGTCGGTGCTAGCCCGTGTGTGGCGCGGATATGTGGCGCCGAACGTGGACTTGCCCGCGCTGTTGGAAAGTCAGTTCAACGGCATGCTGGCGGGGCGTGTTTTGGCGATGGTGGACGAGGTGCAAGAGGGCGGCGGGGAAAATCCGTTTCGCCACGCCAACCGGCTTAACGCCATCGTCAACGCCGAGGAACGCATCCTCAACCCGAAGTTCGGGCGCCAGCACAAAGAGCACAACTCCTGCCGATGGCTGGTGTTCAGCAACTACGAAAACGCACTGCCTCTGAAAGGCACTGACCGCCGATGGCGCGTGGTCCGCCACAATGCCGCCCCGCGCCCCCCGGAGGAATACACCAGGCTGTACGCGCTCCTGGGAAATGCTGAGTTCATCAATGCTGTTGGTGTTTTCTTGCGGGATCGTGACATCAGTAAATTTAACCCTGGCGAACGTCCGCCCATGAACGACGCAAAGCGGGCCGCTCTAAGTGCATCCCGGTCCATGGTGCAGCAAACAGCAGAGCAACTCATCAAGCATTGGCCGAGCGATGTAATCACAAACCAGGACGCCGCAAGCGTACTGAGCGAGGGGCTGGACGATAAGCTGAACGTCGCCATGCGGCGGGCACTGTTGGAGTCTGGCGCAATCCAGTACCGAGATGGCGTCACGGTCAAAGTTCGCGGACGCGCCGGGAAATGCTGGATTCTCCGTAACGCGGATCGGTGGGCTGACAGGCCGTCATCGGTTGTTGGGGGCGAGGCGGCGCGCGCCCGCGAGCTCCGGGAATACTCCGCCACCGCGCTCGACATCCTCGCTGATTGCACCAGCGACGACGAAGGGCTCCGGCCTTGCTAA
- a CDS encoding YggS family pyridoxal phosphate-dependent enzyme, protein MTDSPAYPTATSIDDFRRNLARVREHIAAACQRAGRDPAEVRLLPVSKTVDEARIRLAYAAGCRELGENKVQEAHAKWEAMADLPDLRWAVIGHLQTNKAKLVARFASEFQALDSLRVAEALDRRLQAEGRALDVFVQVNTSNEASKFGLPPEQAAAFVRELPAYSSLRVRGLMTLALFSPDPALVRPCFVRLRELRDRLRQEAPAGIAIDELSMGMSGDYALAIEEGATTVRVGQAIFGARALPDSHYWPGLASAGPQS, encoded by the coding sequence ATGACCGACTCTCCCGCCTATCCCACCGCCACGTCCATTGACGATTTCCGCCGCAACCTCGCGCGGGTGCGCGAGCACATCGCCGCCGCCTGCCAACGCGCCGGCCGCGATCCGGCCGAAGTCCGCCTGTTGCCGGTCAGCAAGACCGTCGACGAAGCCCGCATCCGGCTGGCCTATGCGGCGGGCTGCCGCGAACTCGGCGAAAACAAGGTGCAAGAGGCGCACGCCAAATGGGAAGCCATGGCCGACCTGCCCGACCTGCGCTGGGCGGTCATCGGACACCTGCAAACCAACAAGGCCAAGCTGGTGGCGCGCTTTGCCAGCGAGTTCCAGGCGCTGGACAGCCTGCGCGTGGCCGAGGCCCTCGACCGGCGCCTGCAGGCCGAAGGCCGCGCGCTCGATGTATTCGTGCAGGTGAACACGTCGAATGAAGCCAGCAAGTTCGGGCTGCCACCCGAGCAGGCAGCCGCCTTCGTGCGCGAGTTGCCGGCCTACTCCAGCCTGCGCGTGCGCGGCCTGATGACCCTGGCGCTGTTTTCGCCCGATCCGGCCCTGGTGCGGCCCTGCTTCGTGCGGCTGCGCGAACTGCGCGACCGCCTGCGGCAGGAAGCGCCGGCCGGCATCGCGATCGACGAGCTTTCCATGGGCATGTCGGGCGACTATGCCCTGGCCATCGAAGAAGGCGCCACCACGGTGCGCGTAGGCCAGGCCATTTTCGGAGCGCGCGCGCTGCCCGACAGCCACTACTGGCCCGGCCTGGCGTCGGCCGGCCCGCAATCATGA
- a CDS encoding terminase small subunit, with amino-acid sequence MQLAALAGVSARRIRQLAEQGTLERVGRNEYALGPSIRALIDDAAGTGSVLQRERTRLVRAQADEAELRLAEAKKLVAPIEQYAEVWAHRCGIIRANMLNVPGRVVSQLLGENDESRFKATLRAEIIEALKASADPNFGDENLGPTN; translated from the coding sequence ATGCAACTTGCTGCTCTTGCAGGCGTTTCAGCGCGCCGTATCCGCCAGCTGGCCGAGCAAGGCACGCTTGAACGCGTCGGACGCAACGAATACGCGCTTGGCCCGAGCATCCGAGCATTGATCGACGACGCCGCCGGTACCGGAAGTGTCCTGCAGCGTGAGCGCACCCGACTTGTGCGCGCCCAAGCCGACGAAGCTGAACTACGGCTCGCAGAAGCCAAAAAACTGGTGGCGCCCATCGAACAGTATGCCGAGGTCTGGGCGCATCGCTGTGGAATCATCCGCGCCAACATGCTTAACGTACCCGGCCGCGTGGTATCGCAGCTTTTAGGGGAGAACGACGAATCCCGGTTCAAAGCCACACTGCGAGCCGAAATTATCGAAGCACTAAAGGCCTCGGCCGACCCAAACTTTGGAGATGAGAATCTTGGACCAACGAATTGA
- a CDS encoding flavodoxin family protein, with the protein MSLTAIGINCTLKSSPASSSCDKLLDVVESELRRLDIACERVRAVDHAIAPGVTSDEGPGDAWPELRRRVLAADIVILGTPIWLGHPSSVCQRVLERMDAFLGELDDGGRMAPYGRVAGVVVVGNEDGAHHVSAELFQALNDVGFTLPASAVTYWVGEAMHKTDFQDLPATPEKTAQAARELALNCAHLARLLHASPYPPR; encoded by the coding sequence ATGTCGCTAACCGCCATCGGCATCAATTGCACGCTGAAAAGCTCACCCGCCTCGTCATCCTGCGACAAGCTGCTCGACGTGGTGGAGTCGGAATTGCGGCGTCTGGACATTGCCTGCGAACGGGTGCGGGCGGTGGACCACGCCATCGCGCCTGGCGTGACGTCGGACGAGGGCCCCGGCGACGCCTGGCCCGAACTACGCCGCCGAGTGCTGGCGGCCGACATTGTCATCCTGGGCACACCGATCTGGCTGGGCCACCCGTCCAGCGTTTGCCAGCGGGTGCTGGAACGCATGGACGCCTTCCTGGGCGAACTGGACGACGGCGGGCGCATGGCTCCCTACGGCCGCGTGGCGGGCGTTGTGGTGGTCGGCAATGAAGATGGCGCCCACCACGTGAGCGCCGAGCTGTTCCAGGCCCTGAACGACGTGGGCTTCACGCTGCCCGCCAGTGCGGTGACATACTGGGTGGGCGAAGCCATGCACAAGACCGACTTCCAGGACTTGCCCGCCACGCCCGAAAAAACCGCCCAGGCCGCGCGCGAACTGGCCTTGAATTGCGCGCACCTGGCGCGGCTGCTGCACGCATCGCCCTACCCGCCGCGCTGA
- the xth gene encoding exodeoxyribonuclease III, which yields MKLATWNVNSLKVRLPQVLDWLAANPVDALCLQELKLTDENFPLDAFTQLGYHAAWAGQKTYNGVAILSREPGAAMVRNIPGMDDPQQRLLAVTLPSPAGDVRVISAYCPNGQALESDKYAYKLNWFQQLRDWLAQEIQTYPRLALLGDYNVAPADEDVHNPAKWEGQVLVSEPERAAFRALLDLGLADSFRLFEQPEKSFSWWDYRQFAFRRNAGLRIDHILLSQPLVPHCVACVIDKAPRANEQPSDHAPVVATLQLA from the coding sequence ATGAAACTCGCCACCTGGAACGTCAATTCCCTGAAAGTGCGTCTGCCGCAAGTCCTAGACTGGCTGGCCGCCAACCCCGTGGACGCGCTGTGCCTGCAGGAACTGAAGCTCACCGACGAGAATTTCCCGCTCGATGCCTTCACGCAGCTTGGCTACCACGCCGCGTGGGCCGGCCAGAAAACCTATAACGGCGTGGCCATCCTGTCGCGCGAACCGGGCGCGGCCATGGTGCGCAACATTCCGGGCATGGACGATCCGCAGCAACGGTTGCTGGCCGTGACGCTGCCCTCGCCCGCGGGCGACGTGCGCGTCATCAGCGCCTATTGTCCCAACGGCCAGGCGCTGGAATCCGACAAATACGCGTACAAGCTGAACTGGTTCCAGCAACTGCGCGACTGGCTGGCCCAGGAGATACAGACCTACCCGCGGCTGGCCCTGCTGGGCGACTACAACGTGGCGCCCGCCGACGAAGACGTGCACAACCCCGCCAAATGGGAAGGACAGGTGCTGGTGTCCGAGCCCGAGCGCGCGGCCTTTCGCGCCCTGCTCGACCTGGGCTTGGCCGATTCGTTCCGGCTCTTCGAGCAGCCCGAGAAATCATTCAGCTGGTGGGACTACCGCCAGTTCGCCTTCCGCCGCAATGCGGGGCTGCGCATCGACCACATATTGTTGTCGCAACCGCTGGTGCCGCACTGCGTGGCCTGCGTCATCGACAAGGCGCCGCGCGCCAACGAACAGCCATCGGACCACGCGCCGGTAGTGGCCACGCTGCAGCTGGCCTGA